In a single window of the Micromonospora inositola genome:
- a CDS encoding GvpL/GvpF family gas vesicle protein encodes MGTTAETTPVGGAPETGTGVWLHGVTADVDPAALAGLAGMDGVPVRPVRAAGLTAVVSAAPLAEYGEVALRRNLEDLAWLERAARTHHTVVDALSRAGAVVPARLATVHRDDDRVARVLTARRDELSDTLARLTGREEWGVKGYVVPGAPPRTAEAAGDGGGAGAAYLRRRRAQLTAREEGQRIAADAAATVHTALAGYAVAARRHAPQDRRLSGAATAMVLNGAYLIDRNRLAGFSELVGALADRHPEIRLELTGPWPPYSFVAEPSAEPAHSVREPA; translated from the coding sequence ATGGGTACGACCGCTGAGACCACGCCGGTGGGCGGCGCCCCGGAGACCGGCACGGGCGTCTGGCTGCACGGCGTGACCGCCGACGTCGACCCGGCCGCGCTCGCCGGGCTCGCCGGGATGGACGGCGTCCCGGTCCGCCCGGTGCGGGCCGCCGGCCTGACCGCCGTGGTCAGCGCCGCCCCGCTGGCCGAGTACGGCGAGGTTGCGCTGCGCCGCAACCTGGAGGACCTGGCCTGGCTGGAGCGGGCCGCGCGGACCCACCACACGGTGGTGGACGCCCTGTCGCGGGCCGGCGCGGTGGTGCCGGCCCGGCTCGCCACGGTGCACCGCGACGACGACCGGGTGGCCCGGGTGCTCACCGCGCGGCGCGACGAGCTGTCCGACACGCTGGCCCGGCTCACCGGCCGCGAGGAATGGGGCGTCAAGGGGTACGTCGTCCCGGGCGCGCCGCCCCGCACGGCGGAGGCCGCCGGCGACGGCGGCGGGGCCGGTGCCGCGTACCTGCGGCGGCGTCGCGCCCAGCTCACCGCGCGGGAGGAGGGCCAGCGGATCGCCGCCGATGCCGCCGCCACCGTCCACACCGCACTCGCCGGGTACGCGGTCGCCGCCCGCCGGCACGCCCCGCAGGACCGCCGTCTCTCCGGCGCGGCCACCGCGATGGTGCTGAACGGGGCGTACCTGATCGACCGGAACCGCCTGGCGGGCTTCTCGGAGCTGGTCGGGGCGCTGGCCGACCGGCACCCGGAGATCCGGCTGGAACTGACCGGCCCGTGGCCGCCGTACTCCTTCGTGGCGGAACCGTCGGCCGAGCCGGCGCACTCGGTCCGGGAGCCGGCGTGA
- a CDS encoding GTP-binding protein, which translates to MRSPEWPAAATGGLAANSAAARYGTPAGPAAAAGRTVPPAPQPAPPPYRPPAAPARATAAVPATRPPIPVKVLIAGGFGVGKTTTVGAISEIAPLSTEAEMTSAGIGVDDPGVRSDKTTTTVAMDFGCVTIDRSLKLYLFGTPGQARFGFMWDDLARGALGALVVVDSGRLDDCYPAVDFFERAGLPFVVGVNAFDGRLAHDLASIRWALAIGDHVPLVRFDARDRLSVRDALLVVLDRALDRATREKGA; encoded by the coding sequence GTGCGATCTCCTGAATGGCCCGCCGCCGCGACCGGCGGGCTCGCCGCCAACAGCGCCGCCGCCCGGTACGGCACACCGGCGGGGCCCGCCGCGGCCGCCGGCCGGACCGTGCCGCCGGCCCCACAGCCCGCGCCGCCGCCGTACCGGCCACCGGCGGCACCGGCCCGGGCGACCGCGGCCGTCCCGGCCACCCGGCCGCCCATCCCGGTGAAGGTCCTGATCGCCGGCGGGTTCGGCGTGGGCAAGACCACCACGGTGGGCGCGATCTCCGAGATCGCCCCGCTGAGCACCGAGGCGGAGATGACCAGCGCCGGCATCGGCGTCGACGACCCCGGCGTACGCTCCGACAAGACCACCACCACGGTGGCGATGGACTTCGGCTGCGTGACCATCGACCGCAGCCTCAAGCTCTACCTCTTCGGCACGCCGGGGCAGGCGCGGTTCGGCTTCATGTGGGACGACCTGGCCCGGGGCGCGCTCGGCGCGCTCGTGGTGGTGGACAGCGGCCGGCTGGACGACTGCTACCCCGCGGTCGACTTCTTCGAGCGCGCCGGGCTGCCCTTCGTGGTCGGGGTGAACGCCTTCGACGGGCGGCTCGCGCACGACCTGGCCTCGATCCGGTGGGCGCTGGCGATCGGCGACCACGTTCCGCTGGTGCGGTTCGACGCCCGGGACCGGCTCTCGGTACGGGACGCCCTGCTGGTCGTCCTGGACCGCGCGCTGGATCGCGCGACCCGGGAGAAGGGTGCCTGA
- a CDS encoding cell wall-binding repeat-containing protein, which yields MLAVAAAAVVVGAGRAHATHQATNYALTASNGTNTISWGAASQLTDPDHTITDAAWSPDGSRAVFVTGDGGIGTIRWSGSGTFMPIADPEPGVRRAGPKWVGNGTTIVWAAKSATGRWRIEQTVSGYGGAITTVSPDDGYHYLDVDTNDFSRIVVERQADDGAGNPVGPSEIGYLDDGAWTRITTDAASPALAPIGNRVAFVRGGQIWACDFSGGNLVQLTANATTHTDPAYSPDARLVAFGQDGRVAEAAWDGSNADNPSVPPWLSGLSGVPAYRPDKIERVVRLAGEDRFTTARAISQSHWATIDLADDRRIRANAVVVTRSDTFADALAGSALAAAKQGPLLMNPPDRIDSWNLAEIARVLPRGGTVYLLGSEAALGPDVEDNIVAWGFKVVRLAGPDRFATAVEIAKAIDPTPDLVLAATGMNFPDALAAGAAAGSRNLPGRDSSAVVVLTNDGKLPPATKSFLDGLPDTSEIVGVGRQGAEATSGYGSIPLYGADRYDTARALARTYFQPGTRLGLATGTNWPDALAGGALMGTIDGPLLLTPGTAAALAPQAREIAEQRSGSVHTGVVFGSAAVVTDSQAAQFAYAYGGANIWRRMVNPYDVGISPTT from the coding sequence GTGCTGGCCGTCGCGGCCGCCGCAGTCGTCGTCGGCGCCGGCAGGGCGCACGCCACCCATCAGGCGACCAACTACGCCCTCACTGCCAGCAACGGCACCAACACAATCAGCTGGGGCGCCGCCTCGCAGCTCACCGACCCGGACCACACCATCACCGACGCCGCCTGGTCGCCGGACGGCAGCCGGGCGGTCTTCGTCACCGGAGACGGCGGCATCGGCACTATCCGATGGAGTGGCAGCGGCACCTTCATGCCGATCGCCGACCCGGAGCCTGGCGTGCGCCGAGCCGGCCCGAAGTGGGTCGGCAACGGCACCACCATCGTCTGGGCGGCGAAGTCGGCCACCGGCCGGTGGCGCATCGAGCAGACGGTCAGCGGCTACGGCGGCGCGATCACCACCGTTTCCCCCGACGACGGCTACCACTACCTCGACGTGGACACCAACGACTTCAGTCGGATCGTGGTGGAGCGGCAGGCCGACGACGGGGCGGGCAACCCGGTCGGGCCCTCCGAGATCGGCTATCTCGACGACGGGGCCTGGACGCGGATCACCACCGACGCGGCCAGCCCCGCGCTGGCACCCATCGGGAACCGGGTGGCCTTCGTGCGCGGCGGCCAGATCTGGGCGTGCGACTTCAGCGGCGGCAACCTGGTGCAGCTGACCGCCAACGCGACCACGCACACCGATCCGGCCTATTCGCCCGACGCCCGCCTGGTGGCCTTCGGGCAGGACGGCCGCGTCGCGGAGGCGGCGTGGGACGGCAGCAACGCGGACAATCCGTCCGTGCCGCCGTGGCTGTCTGGGTTGTCCGGGGTGCCGGCGTACCGGCCCGACAAGATCGAGCGGGTGGTCCGGCTCGCCGGCGAGGACCGGTTCACCACGGCGCGGGCCATCTCCCAGTCGCACTGGGCCACCATCGACCTCGCCGACGACCGGCGGATCCGGGCGAACGCGGTGGTGGTGACCCGTTCGGACACGTTCGCCGATGCCCTCGCCGGCTCCGCGCTCGCCGCCGCGAAGCAGGGTCCGCTGCTCATGAACCCGCCCGACCGGATCGACTCGTGGAACCTCGCGGAGATCGCCCGCGTGCTGCCCAGGGGCGGCACCGTCTACCTGCTCGGCAGTGAGGCCGCCCTCGGCCCGGACGTCGAGGACAACATCGTGGCGTGGGGCTTCAAGGTGGTGCGGCTCGCCGGACCCGACCGCTTCGCCACGGCGGTCGAGATCGCCAAGGCCATCGACCCGACCCCCGACCTCGTCCTCGCGGCCACCGGGATGAACTTCCCCGACGCGCTCGCCGCCGGCGCCGCCGCCGGCTCCCGGAACCTCCCCGGCCGCGACTCCTCGGCGGTGGTGGTCCTCACCAACGACGGCAAGCTGCCGCCCGCGACGAAGAGCTTCCTCGACGGTCTCCCGGACACCTCGGAGATCGTCGGCGTCGGCCGCCAGGGCGCCGAGGCGACCAGCGGGTACGGGTCGATCCCGCTCTACGGCGCGGACCGGTACGACACCGCCCGCGCGCTCGCCCGGACGTACTTCCAGCCGGGGACGCGGCTCGGCCTGGCCACCGGCACCAACTGGCCGGACGCCCTGGCCGGCGGGGCCCTGATGGGGACGATCGACGGCCCACTGCTGCTAACCCCGGGGACCGCGGCCGCCCTCGCCCCACAGGCGCGGGAGATCGCGGAACAGCGGAGCGGCTCGGTGCACACGGGCGTGGTGTTCGGCTCGGCGGCGGTGGTGACGGACTCGCAGGCCGCCCAGTTCGCTTATGCGTACGGCGGTGCCAATATCTGGCGGCGGATGGTCAACCCGTACGACGTCGGGATCTCCCCGACCACCTGA
- a CDS encoding GNAT family N-acetyltransferase encodes MAGAVRLEPVDERNLEPLLSVAAAEAEPEDVMPPVDAPAGWSLARREAFRDFHRASFDGLDGPTRTRMYAILAGGEVVGMVRMTRCDQPGTVETGMWLGRSARGQGLGAAALRELLNVAAAAGMRTVVAETTAENAVAISVLRKCGAKLREGDGKVRAEMCLDSPLPAL; translated from the coding sequence GTGGCGGGTGCGGTACGGCTTGAGCCGGTGGACGAGCGGAACCTGGAGCCGTTGCTCTCCGTAGCGGCTGCCGAGGCGGAACCCGAGGACGTGATGCCCCCGGTGGACGCCCCGGCCGGCTGGTCGCTCGCCCGCCGGGAGGCATTCCGCGACTTCCACCGGGCCAGTTTCGACGGCCTCGACGGCCCCACCCGCACCCGGATGTACGCCATCCTCGCCGGGGGTGAGGTGGTCGGGATGGTCCGGATGACCCGCTGTGATCAGCCCGGCACGGTGGAGACCGGGATGTGGCTGGGGCGCTCGGCCCGGGGCCAGGGGCTCGGCGCGGCGGCGCTGCGGGAGCTGCTGAACGTGGCCGCAGCGGCCGGCATGCGGACCGTGGTGGCCGAGACGACCGCGGAAAACGCCGTTGCCATATCGGTCCTCAGGAAATGCGGGGCGAAATTGCGCGAGGGCGACGGCAAGGTGCGCGCGGAAATGTGTCTGGATTCCCCCCTTCCGGCCCTCTGA
- a CDS encoding gas vesicle protein GvpO → MAAARIRGDGDREHWRDRGARDEDRYGDEGEYEEVSAAEAAREGLRQIVGLTGKDPLGIVSIQPTDDGWLVGVEVVEDHRIPASTDLLGLYEVELDMTGSLLGYRRSRRYQRGKGD, encoded by the coding sequence ATGGCGGCAGCACGGATCCGCGGCGACGGCGACCGGGAGCACTGGCGGGACCGGGGCGCCCGCGACGAAGACCGGTACGGCGACGAGGGGGAGTACGAGGAGGTGTCGGCCGCCGAGGCGGCCCGGGAGGGGCTGCGCCAGATCGTCGGGCTGACCGGCAAGGACCCGCTCGGCATCGTCTCGATCCAGCCCACCGACGACGGCTGGCTGGTCGGGGTGGAGGTGGTCGAGGACCACCGGATCCCGGCCTCGACCGACCTGCTCGGCCTCTACGAGGTGGAGCTGGACATGACGGGCAGCCTGCTCGGCTACCGGCGGTCCCGCCGGTACCAGCGCGGCAAGGGGGACTGA
- a CDS encoding AAA family ATPase produces MAEPDLTLTASLRPAALDARRGVVRLHPEVLTALALRPGDPVRLAGRRVTAGIAAPAGPAASTALLYADDLLLGNLGVRDGGQVTVSPLPVTPAGRVTLTGPVEIVAAVSPEMLRLALLGKVVTAGDDVSLLPQDVLPDASVRSLVEAARRSLANTVGYAWTSTLLTVTAVEPYAGALVTMDSVVGWEHGPATRGSGPVGQDRTGRLTDSPPPGDRAGGAPPSGPAGAPELVGAEEAPSVDELPGLRAQAEELTELLDLGFHHREVLGRLGTTVSLGVLVSGPAGSGKAALVRAVAARVRARVCPVWAPEVAALSNDAAARRLREAAAAVRDHGPAVLLVTDVEAVAPADGPGPLATVFRQVLAETVRAGAAVVCTTSRPEAVDPALRAPDLLSLRITVPLPDQALRREQLTVLTRQVPLAEDVRLDEVAGRTPGFVAADLAALVREAGVRAALRQKAAETPTVAMADFTAALEVVRPTTMAASTLELASVTLDDVGDLVEVKETLTESVLWPLTYPDTFARLGVTPPRGVLLYGPPGCGKTYLVTALAGSGRANVLSVKGAELLSKWVGESERAVRELFRRAREAAPTLIFLDEVDALAPVRGQATDGGTTDRVVAALLTELDGVEALRNVVVVGATNRPDLVDPALLRPGRLERLVYVPPPDGPARAEILRASSRNVPLAPDVHLAALGEELAGFSAADCAALVREAALAAMRESLAASTVTAAHVATARTRVRPSLDPAQVAWLEAYADKQAAR; encoded by the coding sequence GTGGCGGAACCCGACCTGACCCTGACCGCGAGCCTGCGGCCGGCGGCACTGGACGCCCGCCGCGGCGTCGTCCGCCTGCACCCCGAGGTGCTGACCGCGCTGGCGCTACGCCCCGGAGACCCGGTCCGGCTGGCCGGCCGGCGGGTCACCGCCGGCATCGCCGCGCCGGCCGGGCCGGCCGCGAGCACCGCCCTGCTGTACGCCGACGACCTGCTGCTGGGCAACCTCGGCGTCCGGGACGGCGGGCAGGTGACGGTGAGCCCGCTGCCGGTGACCCCTGCCGGGCGGGTCACCCTGACCGGCCCCGTGGAGATCGTCGCCGCGGTCTCCCCGGAGATGCTGCGCCTCGCCCTGCTCGGCAAGGTGGTGACCGCCGGGGACGACGTCTCGCTGCTGCCGCAGGACGTGCTCCCCGACGCCTCGGTCCGCAGCCTGGTCGAGGCGGCCCGGCGCAGCCTGGCCAACACGGTCGGCTACGCCTGGACCAGCACTTTGCTGACCGTGACCGCCGTCGAGCCGTACGCCGGCGCGCTGGTGACGATGGACAGCGTGGTCGGCTGGGAGCACGGCCCGGCCACCCGCGGGTCCGGCCCGGTCGGCCAGGACCGCACCGGCCGGCTCACCGACTCACCGCCGCCCGGTGACCGGGCCGGCGGCGCGCCGCCGTCGGGTCCCGCCGGGGCGCCGGAGCTGGTCGGGGCGGAGGAGGCACCGAGCGTCGACGAACTGCCCGGGCTGCGGGCGCAGGCCGAGGAGCTGACCGAGCTGCTCGACCTCGGCTTCCACCACCGGGAGGTGCTCGGCCGTCTGGGCACCACCGTCTCGCTCGGCGTACTGGTCAGCGGGCCGGCCGGGTCCGGCAAGGCCGCCCTGGTCCGCGCGGTCGCCGCCCGGGTCCGCGCCCGGGTCTGCCCGGTCTGGGCGCCGGAGGTGGCCGCGCTGAGCAACGACGCGGCGGCCCGCCGGCTGCGCGAGGCCGCCGCGGCGGTACGCGACCACGGACCGGCCGTCCTGCTGGTCACCGACGTGGAGGCGGTCGCCCCGGCCGACGGCCCCGGGCCGCTGGCGACGGTGTTCCGGCAGGTGCTCGCCGAGACCGTCCGGGCCGGTGCGGCCGTCGTCTGCACCACCAGCCGGCCGGAGGCGGTGGACCCGGCCCTGCGCGCCCCGGACCTGCTCTCCCTGCGGATCACCGTTCCCCTGCCCGACCAGGCGCTGCGCCGGGAGCAGCTCACCGTGCTGACCCGGCAGGTGCCGCTCGCCGAGGACGTCCGGCTGGACGAGGTGGCGGGGCGTACCCCCGGGTTCGTCGCGGCCGACCTGGCGGCGCTGGTCCGCGAGGCCGGGGTGCGCGCCGCGCTGCGGCAGAAGGCGGCCGAGACGCCGACGGTGGCGATGGCCGACTTCACCGCCGCGCTGGAGGTGGTCCGGCCGACCACGATGGCCGCATCCACCCTGGAGCTGGCCTCGGTCACCCTCGACGACGTCGGCGATCTGGTCGAGGTGAAGGAGACGCTGACCGAGTCGGTGCTCTGGCCACTGACCTACCCGGACACCTTCGCCCGGCTGGGCGTGACGCCGCCGCGCGGGGTGCTGCTCTACGGTCCGCCGGGCTGCGGCAAGACGTACCTGGTCACCGCGCTGGCCGGCTCGGGTCGGGCGAACGTGCTCTCCGTGAAGGGCGCGGAGCTGCTCTCCAAGTGGGTGGGCGAGAGCGAACGCGCGGTCCGGGAGCTGTTCCGGCGGGCCCGCGAGGCGGCGCCGACGCTGATCTTCCTGGACGAGGTGGACGCGCTCGCCCCGGTCCGCGGCCAGGCCACCGACGGCGGCACCACGGACCGGGTGGTCGCCGCCCTGCTCACCGAGCTGGACGGGGTGGAGGCGCTGCGCAACGTGGTGGTGGTCGGCGCGACCAACCGGCCGGACCTGGTCGACCCGGCGCTGCTCCGCCCCGGCCGGCTGGAACGGCTGGTCTACGTGCCGCCGCCGGACGGCCCGGCCCGGGCGGAGATCCTCCGGGCCTCGTCCCGGAACGTGCCGCTCGCCCCGGACGTGCACCTGGCCGCGCTGGGCGAGGAGCTGGCCGGCTTCTCGGCGGCCGACTGCGCCGCCCTGGTCCGCGAGGCGGCCCTGGCCGCGATGCGCGAGTCGCTGGCCGCCTCCACGGTCACCGCCGCGCACGTGGCGACCGCCCGCACCCGGGTCCGCCCCTCCCTCGACCCCGCCCAGGTCGCCTGGCTGGAGGCGTACGCGGACAAGCAGGCGGCGCGCTGA
- a CDS encoding gas vesicle protein GvpG encodes MDILWGLLTLPYAPVRGLTAVVKVIAREAESRQYNPVNIRRELEELDRAAAAGDITPEERDRGQQQVLNRLTTPTGGAGRTRPGSAGRRPPPADRETGRRRTAGQRGDQHRGRGD; translated from the coding sequence ATGGACATCCTCTGGGGGCTGCTGACCCTGCCGTACGCCCCGGTGCGGGGGCTCACCGCGGTGGTCAAGGTGATCGCCCGGGAGGCGGAGTCGCGGCAGTACAACCCGGTCAACATCCGGCGCGAGCTGGAGGAGCTGGACCGGGCGGCGGCGGCCGGCGACATCACGCCGGAGGAGCGGGACCGGGGACAGCAGCAGGTCCTGAACCGGCTGACCACGCCGACCGGCGGCGCGGGGCGTACCCGTCCCGGGTCCGCCGGTCGGCGGCCGCCGCCGGCGGACCGGGAGACCGGACGGCGACGGACGGCCGGTCAACGGGGTGACCAGCACCGTGGGCGAGGGGACTGA
- a CDS encoding GvpL/GvpF family gas vesicle protein, producing the protein MTDEQAQPAGEAGLFIYGIVPSDVEPTPDAEGVGNPPGEVTAVRHGDLAALVSEVGLEEPMGRPADLTAYQTLLDGTAAVAPVLPVRFGTVVTGPDAVEDLLEAHHDRFAAALDEFEDRLQYTVNGRFDEEEMISDFLAENPSAAALADQVRGRPEAESREQRIRLGEMISQGVELRREAENQALIDALTPYAVAHAPRPPSSELDAMNVAFLVATDDEEDFVRAVEDFAEQRRDLVRMRLLGPLAPYDFVSAHQLVE; encoded by the coding sequence ATGACTGACGAACAGGCGCAGCCGGCAGGCGAGGCCGGGCTGTTCATCTACGGCATCGTGCCGTCGGACGTGGAGCCGACCCCGGACGCGGAAGGGGTCGGCAACCCGCCGGGCGAGGTGACTGCGGTCCGGCACGGCGACCTGGCCGCGCTGGTCAGCGAGGTCGGGTTGGAGGAGCCGATGGGCCGCCCGGCCGACCTGACCGCGTACCAGACGCTGCTGGACGGGACGGCGGCCGTCGCGCCGGTGCTGCCGGTCCGGTTCGGCACGGTGGTGACCGGGCCGGACGCGGTCGAGGACCTGCTGGAGGCGCACCACGACCGGTTCGCCGCCGCCCTCGACGAGTTCGAGGACCGGCTGCAGTACACCGTGAACGGCCGCTTCGACGAGGAGGAGATGATCAGCGACTTCCTCGCCGAGAACCCGTCCGCCGCCGCGCTCGCCGATCAGGTGCGCGGCCGGCCGGAGGCGGAGAGCCGGGAGCAGCGGATCCGGCTCGGCGAGATGATCAGCCAGGGGGTGGAGCTGCGCCGGGAGGCCGAGAACCAGGCGCTGATCGACGCGCTCACCCCGTACGCGGTGGCGCACGCGCCGCGCCCGCCGAGCAGCGAACTGGACGCGATGAACGTCGCGTTCCTGGTCGCGACCGACGACGAGGAGGACTTCGTCCGGGCGGTGGAGGACTTCGCCGAGCAGCGGCGGGACTTGGTCCGGATGCGACTGCTCGGCCCGCTCGCCCCGTACGACTTCGTCAGCGCGCACCAGCTGGTGGAGTGA
- a CDS encoding gas vesicle protein: MAVTSLAPSSADDPLAYRPVALVDLLDRVLGTGVVISGDITLAIADIDLVRISLRALIASVGALAPPELPAVDAGASAVEVR; this comes from the coding sequence ATGGCGGTGACCTCACTCGCCCCCAGCAGCGCCGACGACCCGCTGGCCTACCGGCCGGTGGCGCTGGTCGACCTGCTTGACCGGGTGCTCGGCACCGGCGTGGTGATCAGCGGCGACATCACGCTGGCGATCGCGGACATCGACCTGGTCCGGATCTCGTTGCGCGCCCTGATCGCCTCGGTCGGCGCGCTCGCCCCGCCCGAGCTGCCCGCCGTCGACGCCGGCGCGTCCGCCGTGGAGGTGCGATGA
- the gvpJ gene encoding gas vesicle protein GvpJ: MTIATTSGQPGSALERGGGGAGGGTLADVVETVLDKGVVIDAQVSVAVVGINLLEINARIVIASVETYLRFAEAVDRLSITPKNQKGLPDLVGDAAGAATKGKAISGLGKAAQEISGAVADSLGDRRSDRERQRERPRRRRDEER; the protein is encoded by the coding sequence ATGACGATCGCGACGACGAGCGGCCAGCCCGGTAGCGCCCTGGAGCGCGGCGGAGGCGGCGCCGGCGGGGGCACCCTCGCCGACGTGGTGGAGACGGTGCTGGACAAGGGCGTGGTGATCGACGCGCAGGTGTCGGTCGCCGTGGTCGGCATCAATCTCCTGGAGATCAACGCCCGGATCGTGATCGCCAGCGTCGAGACGTACCTCCGGTTCGCCGAGGCGGTCGACCGGCTGAGCATCACCCCGAAGAACCAGAAGGGGCTGCCCGACCTGGTGGGGGACGCGGCCGGGGCGGCGACCAAGGGCAAGGCGATCTCCGGTCTCGGCAAGGCGGCCCAGGAGATCAGCGGCGCGGTGGCGGATTCGCTGGGCGATCGCCGCTCCGACCGGGAGCGGCAGCGGGAGCGACCCCGCCGGCGCCGGGACGAGGAGCGTTGA
- a CDS encoding SRPBCC family protein, whose protein sequence is MTANPNFADRARDQLGGELRNLASAIGERAVQVVTERLTGATGRLSEYAKSGGGPGLIAAATGAQKLAEGHSPMKAMFHAGLAGGKEKLMSAFGGGGGKGGKGGKKKLKVTNIVETIEVGVPVRVAYNQWTTFGDFPSFMKKVEQADCESDEKMSWKAQVFWSHRSWESTIVRQIPDRLIHWRSKGEKGSVDGTVSFHEVGPDLTRILVVLEYHPQGLFEHTGNLWRAQGRRVRLELKHFVRHVMTQTVLDPDSVEGWRGEIDDSQVVKDHETALREEQEQREQEEAVREQGRAEEPEEEPEEEREEREERRPAERGRRRPPQRRRPPQEEEYDAYDEGEDFDEGYEEEEEPEEEQPPPRRRQPERARRQQPRQEREPREEPQRPRPAARRAPEPPKRPVVRRRREERGE, encoded by the coding sequence ATGACGGCCAATCCCAACTTTGCAGACAGGGCACGCGACCAGCTCGGCGGCGAGCTGCGCAACTTGGCGAGCGCGATCGGCGAGCGGGCGGTCCAGGTGGTGACCGAGCGGCTCACCGGCGCCACCGGCCGGCTCAGCGAGTACGCGAAGTCCGGCGGCGGCCCCGGCCTGATCGCCGCCGCCACGGGCGCGCAGAAGCTCGCTGAGGGGCATTCCCCGATGAAGGCCATGTTCCATGCCGGCCTGGCCGGCGGTAAGGAGAAGCTCATGTCGGCGTTCGGCGGTGGCGGCGGCAAGGGCGGCAAGGGCGGCAAGAAGAAGCTCAAGGTCACCAACATCGTCGAGACCATCGAGGTCGGCGTGCCGGTCCGGGTCGCGTACAACCAGTGGACGACCTTCGGAGACTTCCCGAGCTTCATGAAGAAGGTCGAGCAGGCCGATTGCGAGTCGGACGAGAAGATGTCCTGGAAGGCGCAGGTCTTCTGGTCGCACCGGAGCTGGGAGTCGACCATCGTCCGGCAGATCCCGGACCGGCTCATCCACTGGCGCTCGAAGGGCGAGAAGGGCTCCGTCGACGGCACGGTCAGCTTCCACGAGGTCGGCCCGGACCTCACCCGGATCCTGGTCGTCCTCGAGTACCACCCGCAGGGGCTGTTCGAGCACACCGGCAACCTGTGGCGGGCCCAGGGCCGACGGGTGCGGCTGGAGCTGAAGCACTTCGTCCGGCACGTGATGACCCAGACCGTCCTGGACCCGGATTCCGTCGAGGGTTGGCGCGGCGAGATCGACGACTCCCAGGTGGTCAAGGACCACGAGACCGCGCTGCGCGAGGAGCAGGAGCAGCGCGAGCAGGAGGAGGCGGTCCGGGAGCAGGGTCGGGCCGAGGAGCCCGAGGAGGAGCCGGAGGAGGAACGCGAGGAGCGCGAGGAGCGCCGGCCCGCCGAGCGCGGCCGCCGTCGCCCGCCGCAGCGCCGCCGTCCCCCACAGGAGGAGGAGTACGACGCCTACGACGAGGGCGAGGATTTCGACGAAGGGTACGAAGAGGAGGAGGAGCCCGAGGAGGAGCAGCCGCCGCCGCGTCGCCGGCAGCCCGAGCGGGCCCGCCGTCAGCAGCCGCGGCAGGAGCGGGAGCCGCGCGAGGAACCGCAGCGCCCCCGCCCGGCGGCCCGACGTGCCCCGGAACCCCCGAAGAGGCCGGTGGTCCGCCGCCGGCGTGAGGAGCGTGGCGAATGA
- a CDS encoding gas vesicle protein has product MTMARPPSVVQNSGQVLPAGHEPANLGDILERVLDRGIVIAGDIRVSLLDIELLTLKLRLVIASVDTARQIGIDWWEHDPWLSSRARPPVEPGPRDPEEVEASRRPRVAARAEREEREEREERDGYDR; this is encoded by the coding sequence ATGACGATGGCGCGGCCACCCTCGGTGGTGCAGAACTCGGGCCAGGTGCTGCCGGCCGGGCACGAGCCGGCGAACCTCGGCGACATCCTCGAACGGGTGCTCGACCGGGGCATCGTAATCGCCGGTGACATCCGGGTCAGCCTGCTCGACATCGAGCTGCTGACGCTGAAGCTGCGGCTGGTCATCGCCTCGGTGGACACCGCGCGGCAGATCGGCATCGACTGGTGGGAGCACGACCCGTGGCTCAGCTCGCGGGCTCGCCCGCCGGTCGAGCCGGGGCCGCGCGACCCGGAGGAGGTGGAGGCGTCCCGCCGGCCGCGGGTCGCCGCCCGGGCCGAGCGGGAGGAGCGGGAGGAGCGGGAGGAGCGGGATGGGTACGACCGCTGA
- a CDS encoding gas vesicle protein K: MTGPDQGRDEAAELAAALGEPRWEAPRVRPLDRRLAVDSDSVERGLASLVLTVVELLRQLMERQALRRVDLGDLTEEQVERVGATLMALEEQMTQLREYFGLAPEDLNLDLGPLGPLLPTD; the protein is encoded by the coding sequence ATGACCGGGCCGGATCAGGGCCGGGACGAGGCGGCGGAACTGGCGGCGGCGCTGGGGGAGCCACGGTGGGAGGCGCCCCGGGTCCGCCCACTGGACCGCCGGCTCGCCGTGGACTCCGACTCGGTCGAGCGTGGCCTGGCCAGCCTGGTGCTCACCGTGGTCGAGCTGCTGCGGCAGCTCATGGAACGGCAGGCGCTGCGCCGGGTCGACCTCGGCGACCTCACCGAAGAGCAGGTCGAACGGGTCGGTGCCACGCTGATGGCGCTGGAGGAGCAGATGACCCAGCTCCGCGAGTACTTCGGCCTCGCCCCCGAGGACCTCAACCTCGACCTCGGCCCGCTCGGCCCCCTGCTGCCCACCGATTGA